TAGTGACTTCTCGCTCCGAGAACTTGCGGCGCAGGTCGACCATTCACCTCAGACCGTCCGGCGGGCAGTGGACGTTCTCAGTGCGAATGATCTGGTCGTCGAGTCTTCCGAGAGCAACCAGCGACTCGTCCAAATCAACAGACAACGCCTCTCAGTCCCAGACGATCCGATCCTCCGAATTCCGCAAGCAGAGTATCACCAGCCGGTCAAAGCCGCTGTCACGAAGCTTCGTGAGAATATCAGTGACGTCGTCGGTATCATCCTGTATGGCAGCGTTGCCAGGGGAGACGCTGACAGACGAAGCGATATCGACCTCTGGGTACTCACACGCTCCGGGCGAGCCGAAAGCCAACGGGAAGCAAATGCTGTTGCCCGTGATCTCGAAGAGAAAAAATTCGATGGGAACCGATACGCCTACGACATCGATGTTGAGGCTGTCCAAGCGATTCCGGCCTATACAGAGGACATCCGGGAAATTATCGTTTCTGGCATTCCGGTCTACCAGACGAACGACTTCCAAACGGTCGAAAACCTCCTCTTAGAGGAAGGTGGCGACGATGAGTAGCGGTTCGGACCCCGCAGCTGTGCTCGAAGCACTCGAGCGTGCGCAGGATGCCTTCGAAATGGTTGGACGCGGTCGAACGGAGTTTGAAGAAGGAATTAGCGCTGATGCAGACTGGGAGACACAGCTGACGAAAGCGTGTCGCCTTCTCGAAGTTGTCGATACACTCCAATCACAAGACGGGTACTACACCGCTGTTATCGAGGTCTGTTTCGGGGCCATTGAACGGTCTATTGAGGCGTATGCGCTCTCAATGACGAACGATACGCTCCAAGATTTTCAGGATCACCAGTTCAGTTATCAGCGCGCCCATCAAATCGGGCTCTTCGAGAAACAGACTGCAGAGGAAATGAAAGACCTCTACAGCGAAAACCGGACAGAGAGTTACTACGGCGGCGGTCGACCAACCAAAGAACAAGCAAGAGCAATGACCGAACTCGCCACTGCTGTCCATCAATTCGTGGTAGATCAGATTCGAGAGGGTGGAGTCTGTTTGTGTGGCTGACTGTCTATAGGGTTCAAACCATATTTTCGCGATCTTCATCCACTACGTGACTACTGTGTAGTGGAGTTACTAGCCCGCCAGCACTCGTAACAGCCAGAAATGCCTGCTAACACCCTGGGATTCACGTCGCCCCTCAGACACTCTCGATGCCCACATCGAAGCCAGCGAGCTTGCCCAAGACAACTCCGATATCTTCGATGATGAGTGAGTAGCCCCTCTTGTGGGTTCACAATTCTACCCCCTCTTTCGAGTGTTCCAGTACGTCGTCAAAGCACCCAGAAATAGTTCCAGATGTTACCATAATATGTGCCGCTATCACCCCCCACCCCAACAATTCAGGAATACATAGTATTCCCTGAATTGTACCCCATTAAATTTGATCTACTATCCGTGAATTTTTATTCGGTGAGGTAGGTACATTTCGACGGAGAGCGATGGAACAAAAGATCATCCAACTCCGAGACTATCAGAAGGAGTTCGAAGAGAACGCCGAGAGCTTCAACATCTCGGGATTTGTCCGGCAAAAGCTCGACGAAG
This genomic interval from Haloarcula halophila contains the following:
- a CDS encoding nucleotidyltransferase domain-containing protein translates to MSHETVNTDNSGTSISLSIPPSDPSLFKHKATSDILLFLTNHRLSDFSLRELAAQVDHSPQTVRRAVDVLSANDLVVESSESNQRLVQINRQRLSVPDDPILRIPQAEYHQPVKAAVTKLRENISDVVGIILYGSVARGDADRRSDIDLWVLTRSGRAESQREANAVARDLEEKKFDGNRYAYDIDVEAVQAIPAYTEDIREIIVSGIPVYQTNDFQTVENLLLEEGGDDE
- a CDS encoding DNA-binding protein, coding for MSSGSDPAAVLEALERAQDAFEMVGRGRTEFEEGISADADWETQLTKACRLLEVVDTLQSQDGYYTAVIEVCFGAIERSIEAYALSMTNDTLQDFQDHQFSYQRAHQIGLFEKQTAEEMKDLYSENRTESYYGGGRPTKEQARAMTELATAVHQFVVDQIREGGVCLCG